DNA from Pseudomonas putida:
ATGTTTACTGTGATGGTACCGGCGTTTCTCGCACTGCTCGGCGTGCTGAGTTCGCTGAACGCCTGGCCAGGCATACGCGCTGCGTTCCGGATCATCGAGCACTGGCAACTGAAGCAAAGCCATTTGCTCCGCAGTGAGCCCATGATGGGGTTGGCCTATGACGAATCGCCGTTGTTCTGCGAAGCGGAAACCTCGCAGGCGGGGCACCGCAAATCGCTGCTGTTTTCCCTGCGCACGCCCTGGATTTTTCTCGGTTTCTGGGTCTTGTTGGGCACCTATTCGGTTTACATCCAGCTGGCGTGACCCGCGCCCTCCAAACGCCTTGAAGCCTCACCGGAGGGCGCGAAGCAGAACGCTGGGCTCAGCCAGCCAGCGCTTTGATCAATTGTTCGTTGAACGCCGGAATATCGTCCGGCTGGCGGCTGGTGATCAGGTTGCCCTCCACCACCACCTGCTCATCCACCCAATTGCCACCCGCATTGCGAATGTCGTCCTGCAATGTCTTATAGCTGGTCATCCGCTTGCCCTTGGCCAAACCGCTGGACACCAGCAGCCAGGCACCGTGACAGATGACGGCCAGCGGCTTACCAGCCGCGTCATGGCTCTTCACCAGCTTTTGCGCGCCGGGGATCAGGCGGATGGTGTCGGAATTCTGCACGCCACCAGGCAGCACCAGAGCATCATAGAGATCGAGTTGGGCACTTTCGAAGGTTGCATCAACGGCAAATTCGTCGGCAGGCTTGTCGTGATTCCAGCCACGCACCGTACCTTCCTTGTCAGCGAGGATGTCGATCTCGGCACCAGCTTTCTGCAAAGCCTCACGAGGCCCGGTGAGCTCGATCTGCTCAAAACCATCAGTCACCAGGAAGGCCACGCGTTTGCCATTCAGTTGTGCATTCATCATTGAATCTCCATTTTCGATAAGCCTGAGAGGGAAGGCCTTTGGCCAGGCGCGAAGTTCAAAGGCGACGCCTCAACGGCGTCGACGTTGGGCATGAGAGATGAGAAGTCCCGCGAGCAAACCGATGACTGCCGCACTCAGCAACAGCGGTATCTTGTCTTTAGGGGTTAGGCCGATGCCCTCCATGCTTCCTGGCCTACCTGTTGGCGTGAACAGATTCTCGGAGGAATCCAGCGCGCCGGAACTGAGGTTCAATGGTGTATCCGGATTGGATGGTGCGACGAACTCGACGTCCTCAGTCGTGGCGTGGACGTCCAATGGGTTCAGCTTCAACGCTGTGCCGTCCGTCAAGGTCAGTGTCAGGTTTTCAATGTCTCCCGCTGCGCGACCTGGAAAAACCGGTTCGCCTGCAGCATCGAGGTTGTCATAAATGAAGCGCTTGCCCTCCAGCCAGCCAACGGCTGTGAGTAACTCGGGGCCGAGGTAGTATTTTCCATCGAGGAAGAAGCCTGGAAACTGGTGAGCGCGTTCGACGTTCTCCACGGAGTAACGCTCACCCGCCTTCATGCCTGTTGTTGGATCAATCATGACCACGACCTCCGTATGCTGGTATAGCCATGGAGGTTGCCGAGGCAGTATGTGTTCCTAAGGGATGACCAATGGACTTCAGTCCAATCTGTTGGTGCGTGGCCGGTACTTGAACGCAGGGTCTGCCGTCTGACTTTTGAATTGAATTTTTAAGCGTACATCCCGCTCAGTAAAATGGGTCAAAGGGAGATATGCACGTGGCGGGGCAGCAATTATTCGTGATCGATTACACACTCCATGGCGAGAGCTGAACGTTCATTATTCGCTTGGAAAAAATGGACAACCCCGTGGCCTGGCACTGGGCCAGTTGCGATGCCGGCGTTGGCATCATCCCAAGGTTCAGTCAGCAGAAGATCAAGCTGGTCAGTCGTCCCATGGCAGAGCGCTACGGCATCGCGAACGTGAAGTGGCGACCTGCCGGCAATGGCCCTGAGTTTGTTCCACAACCTATCGATGTCGGCAAATTCTCAGGCGCTTCATAAGATGCTTGGTGCTTTGCAGCCGACCAATTTTTCAGGAGGTGTTGTGATGCAGCCGAAAACTGAAGGCTCTGAAGAGAAGGGGCCGAGCGACGTACCCTTCATCAATGATCCGGAAAAGCCCACGTCGCCACCTTTGAATGATGCTGATGCCACGGATGCAGCTGAGGCAGATGAAGACATCGAGGATGACGGCCAATCCATTTAAGCCGGAAGGAGCACACGATGGACAATTACCACCTTAGCCCGACATCGGATGGCTGGGAGCTGAAGAAAGCCGGTGCCGTACGGGCGTCCAAACGAGCTGCGACGAAGCAGGAACTGGTCATTGCCCTTACAGATTTCTTTGATAGCAAGAAAGCGTCTGTGAAGATACGCAAAGCGGACGGCACGTTCGAAGAGGAACGCACCTACCCACGCTCAGCTGACCCGCGCCGTAGCAAAGGTTGAAGACCGTAACTGCCTGTGACCTCGGCATTGAGGTTACGAATGTCGGTGGTGTTTTCAGATGGTTGCTGGCCAGCTTTCTCATGGGCAAGCGCATACGTTCTTCGGTTGCCCTGAGGGCGTATCGGATACTTGTCGACGAGCAGGGGCTAGATACGCCGCAAAAGCTTGTGCAGGCTCCCCATGCGACCCTTGTGAGTTTCCTCGGCCAGGCTGGGTATGCGCGATACGATGAATCCACTGCCCGACGATTGCATGCCCTTGGCAAGAATGTAGACGCGGAACTGGGTGGTCAACTTGAGGCGCTGCGGGAAGACCCAGGTGGTGAAAGCTTCAAGCGCTGGCTATTGAGCTTCGAGGGTATAGGCCCCAAGACATTGGAGATATTCATGTGAGAACGCCCATTCCACCTAACGATGTTCGAAGGCCATTGAACAGAAGGTGGCCTTTAGCCTCCATCGACGAGTGGACAGATGAGTGAAACACTCGATTATTCAACTATGGACTGGAGAGGGTGATGAAGCTCGACATCGAAGGTTTGTCGCTGTCAGGGAAGACAGTAGTTGTCGTGGAAGATGATCCAACGCTTCAAACCCTGCTGATGGATATCCTGATCGAGTTGGGCGCTGCCTGCGATGCGTTCGATAACGCCGAAGACGCCTTGATTCACTTGATGGGGCTCAAGAGCGACTGTTCGTTGATCGTTGTCGATCACGGTGTTCCTGGAAGTATAAAAGGCATGGAGTTCATCTCCATGGCCCACGAAAGGTGGCCTGGGCTGCCCGCCATCCTGACCTCTGGTTACCAGCTTGATCCATCGCAGGTCACCCCACCTGTCACTTACCTGTTCAAACCCTGGTCAATTGACGAGCTCGCTGAAGCTATTAACCACGCGCTCAGCTCTGCAAATGTTCCTCCAGCTCTGCCCGCATCGCCCGGCCATAACGCTCTCTAGCGCTGCAAGTTGTCTCGAGCTGCATCATCCGCCCGCTGCTCGCTAGACATTTGGTGGGGCGTCTCGCAGTGGCTGCCCATTGCCTGGTATTCCTTGCGAAGTTTATGGATTGCTCGGTTGTCGAGCGCTTCAAGATCGAGCACCGAATGCTCTGCTGATTTCGTAGCACGGATAAGCTCGTCGAGCTTGACGTGGATGATGTCGTTGTCCCGGTTCTGGGTGTTCTGGATCAGAAAAACCATCAGGAATGTGATGATGGTGGTCGACGTATTAACGATGAATTGCCAGGTGTCGTTGTAGTGAAACCAGGGCCCGGATGCAGCCTATGAGGCAATCAGTACCACGGCAATCAAGAAGGTACTCGGTTTATCGGCGTGGTTAGCGAGTAATTGGCAGAACTGGGCGAATTTCATGACGATAACTCCAATGCGACCTATCGGATTTGACAGCAGAGGAGCGCTGAAATCTTTTTTTACATTTCGCCGTGATGATGGACGAACGTAGTAAGTGCAGCGGAACGACGTCTTAAGCCAGAAAGTCAAAAAGTAGTCGAAAATTCTCCCAAGGCTTCTGCGCAGATGACCTTCATCGTCTGGTTCGCCATGCTGGGTGCAGTGCTCCTGCTGCTCTCGCTTTCATCCTCGTACCTGCGCTGGATTCCAGTTACAACGTCCGTTGTGTGCCTTGGCTTAGGTATGGCTCTGGGAACATCGGGCCTGGGTTTGCTACAGCTGGACTTGAGCACGTCGAGTGGCTGGATGGAGCACCTCACCGAAGTCGCGGTCTTGTTTTCGCTGTTCTTCAGTGGCTTGAAGTTGCGATTGCCCTGGCACAATCGCAGCTGGTTGAGCGCTTTCTATCTGGCGGGGCCGGTCATGTTGCTCTGCATTGGTGGGGTAGCGATGGTGCTGCATTACGGCCTGAGCCTGGGGTGGGGAGTATCAGTTCTGATTGGAGCTATCCTCGCACCCACAGACCCTGTGCTGGCAACCCTGGTACAGGTGGTTGATGCTCAAGACGATGATCCTGTCCGTTTCAGCCTGTCCGGTGAGGCAGGGCTTAACGATGGAGTGGCTTTTCCCTTCGTCATCCTCGGCCTGTTCCTGCAACAGGATACCGGACAAGCCTGGTTCTCTAACTGGCTCATCAAGGACATGCTGTGGGCAGTCTCTGCAGGTCTGCTGTTGGGCTACTGGATGGGGCGTGGCTTGGGCAAGTTCACGCTTTTCTTGCGTTTGCGCAACGACGACAGCACCGTGTCACCCAACGACTATCTCGCCCTTGCCCTTATCGCGCTGGCTTATGTGAGCGCCGAGACTATTCAGGCCTATGGGTTTCTCGCGGTGTTCGCTGCGGGCCTCGGTTTGCGCCAGGCGGAGGTTCACACCTCAAATAGCCCCGAGGATCCAGCTGCCGAGCATCTAGTACAGCCTGTAGTAGGACACCAGCATGTCGCGCCGGAGCTGGCCGTCAAAGGTGATGTGGAAGGGCTCGATGACTCACAGGTGGCAGCGGGGATAATGTTGGGAGACATGTTGGCATTCGGTAGCTTGATCGAGCGGGCACTGGAAGTGTTTCTTGTCACCATGCTCGGGGTAGTGCTCATTGAACATTGGGACTGGCGGGCAGTGCCGGTTGCCGGCGCTTTGTTCTTTGTCATTCGGCCCGTCAGCATTCTGCTTTTCCCGGCTCGGGAAATGCTGGATATTCGTCAGCGCGGGCTTTTGGGTTGGTTTGGCATCCGAGGTATCGGCAGCTTCTATTACTTGTTCTATACCCTCAATCATGGGCTGCTTCCCACCTTCGCCGCACAGAGCATTAGCTTGGTTTTGTCGGTGGTGGCGTTGAGCATTCTGCTACATGGATTGAGCGTTCAACCGCTGCTAGCCAAATACGAAGCATGGAAGGGGTAGGCAGTGTTCTTTGGATCAAGCTTCTACTTGTGGCGGGAGCGTTACTAATTTGTTGATCAGCGAGGCGAGATCAGAAATCTCCCAAGGTTTGGGGAGAAATGCTGTCCGAGCAGGCAGCAAACCGGTGTCGATTACTGCGTCGCCCGAAGTCAGAATCACTGGCAGGGTAGGCCATCGACGCCAAATCTCGTGTGCAAGGCCTAAACCGTCCATGCTTCCAGGCATATGGATATCGGTCATCACTAAGCTAGGGACTTCCTTATTGCAAAGGTAATGCAACGCCTCGTCAGCATTTGCGCAGCACGTCATAGCAACGGCGTAGAGTGACGAGAGGCTCTCGGCAGTTAGGTCTCTTAGGAGGTCGTCGTCTTCCACAATGAGGATGGTTTTCGGCATGTAGGGTTTGCTCGCGGGTCATATGCATTAGGGCTCTGGGCCTCAAAGCCGTTGCTCCGGGGCGATGAGTGGTGCGCTAGGCGCCGTCATGGATTAGCGGCTATGGTAGGAAAACGTTAAGCGAACCGCCTGTACCCCCTGAAAGGATTCTGGGCGTTTCCCGTTAATCCGGAAGGGAAGACTATGCAGCAGCTACCAGTGGACGAAACAATCCGAGCGGCCTTGAAGAAGACTCATGCGCGCTTGCACCGCCAACATGAGCTCGTGGTCGAGTTTGGCGTGATGTCCCTGAAGGCTGCGGACTTGGATCTGTTGCTGACCCGTGCATGTGAAGTAGTCGCTGAAGGGATGAACACTCGTTTTTCCAAGGTGCTCCAGCCAACAGAGGAAGGGGAAGGGTTTGTTCTGACCCACGGCGTTGGCTGGGATGCTTCTGACATCGGGCGAGCAACCGTGGGCGGCGATGTGGCTAGTCCCGCAGGCTATGCTTTGGCCACCTACAGGCCTGTACTCTCGAATCATTTGGGTATGGAAAATCGCTTTCGAACGCCGGAGCTGCTGAAAAAATATGGAATAGAGCGGGCCATCAATGTCCCGATACGGGGTGTGCTCAGCCCGTTTGGTGTACTGGAAGCCGACAGCAGCAACGGGGACGATTTTGTAGAGAGCGATCTGGTATTTCTGGAAGGCATCTCGAACGTCATTTCCATGGCTGTCGAAAGAATATCTGCAGGAGTGGATGTTCCAGTTCCCGACCCTTATTCCGAAACCATTCTGAACGCAAGCCCTGACTGGGTGGATATCCTGGCCCCGAGCGGCGAGATCGAGTTCATGAATGAAGCCGGGCTGACATTCCTGGATACACAACTGACCAGCGTTAAAGGTCAGCGATGGTATGACTTGTGGCCTGAGGAGTCGCGATCACTTGTTTGGGAGGCGGTAACTAAAGTTAGCGCTGGCGAAACCATGAGGTTCGAATCGTACTGCCCAATCGCTCCCGATGAACCCAAATGGTGGGATGTGACTGTGGCGCCAATCATGGGCACGGATGGCCAGGTCGAACGGATCATAGCGGTATCACGGGATATCACTGAACGGCACCAGTACGAAGCTCAGCTGCTCTCTCTCATTGAGGCGCAGAACAGCAGGCAAAATCGAAGCGACCTTTATCTCGAAGAAATCCATCATCGCGTCAAAAATAGCCTCCACCTTGTAAACACCCTGCTGTTACTTCAAGCCAATCTCACGCCAGATGCGGCTGTTAAGTTGCAGCTCGAAACTGCCGCAGGGCGAGTGGTGACCATTGCCAGTGTTCACGAGAGACTATACCAGGCCGCCGAAGACCAAGAGGTACGCGCTCGCGATTACCTGAGTGCCCTGTTGGGTGATCTGGGCAAGGCTTTGGCCGACCGACAAATTCTGTTGGAGGCTGACGACTTCGTCCTGCCACCTGAAAGAATGGCTCCCTTGGGGTTAGTGATCTCCGAGTTGATCACCAACTCCCTTAAGTACGGCAAAGGCTCCATAGACGTGATCGTCAAGCATGCCGGCGATCATGCTCAGCTCACCGTCAGGGATGAGGGCGACGGCTTTCCTGATCATTACCCTAAGCCGACAGGAACGGGGCTTGGCATGCGATTGGTCAAAAGCTATTCCGGTTACGGCAGCGCGGCAGTAGTGGTTGATCGCCAAGATAGTAAAAGCTGCATCCATGTCCGCTTTAAGCTCTAGACGCGAGAGGGGCGCACCTACGCGCTGATGGCACTTTGCCAAATGCGCATGGTCTCGTATCAAGTCGAATTGATCTCGAAAATCAACATTGAGGAGTCGGGAATGCGAACCTTGGGATGGCTTATTACTGCTTTGGGGTGTGCTGGGCTTTTCGGATCGTTAGCCATGGTGGTTGCTGTGGTTTTGGGATCACATGACCGCTTTGCTCAAATGCTCGGAATGAGCCTTGCCCTAACGGCTGCTTCATTGATGCTGATGTTAATCGGTGGGCGGCTGCGAGCGAGAGGCAAACCCTTGTTGCCTATTTTGCTATCTTCCTGAGACTGTCTCGTCCAGGCTCACAGGCTCTATAAAGTGCTTAGCTCGCCAATTAATGCTCAACCTCCATAGAAGCTGATTGCAGATAGGCGAGTCGTTCTTTAGGTAAATCAGCCAGAACCTTGGCATTGGCCATGGCCATGGCCATGGCAATGATACTGACTCGGGATGTCACCCGTTGGCTGCCCGCAGCAGCGCCTGGAGGATGGCGATGTGGGCGAAGGAGCATTCGTGACACCTACCGTGTTTACGGTTGCAGTGACGACATGACCATCATGCGCGAGGAGATCTTCGGCCTGGTCATGAGCATCCTGACCTATAAAACCGAAGATCAGGTCTTCCGCCGAGCCAATGTTAGCGAGTACGGCTTAGCTGCTGGCGTGGTTCCGAAAGACGTTGCCCGGGCACATCGTGCGATCATCAGCTTGAGGCTGGCTGGATCAATGCCTGTGGCGAGTCGCTTGCGCGATGCCGGTAGGTGGTTACAAACCGTCAGACAGTAAGTACAGGGGCACAAGCACTGTTCCACGCTCAGTGCCGTCTTCGTGGTTCCAAGGAGATATCATGCAGCATCAAAACAAAGATCAAGCAGAGCAGCTCATAGCCGAGGTACTCGTGGCTGCCTGCCTTGTCATCGAAAATGATGCATGCTCAATGAAAGATCGAAATCTCGCTCGGCGCATCCTGCCAGACGCTCAAGAGGCGCTGCGCCTCCTGCAGATCGGCGTGTACAGCCAAGCGGGGGATTTAGAATTTGTTTTGCCTACCGCTGAGGGCCATAGCCAGGCTCCGGGAGGCAAGCGCAGGTTTGTGATGAAGTAACGGGGTCGACAAGTGGTGCTAGATACAGCCAGGCTTAAATCCCATGGTGCATTCATGACTATGGGGAACTGGTGCAAGTCGGCGCTAAGAACCAATCTTTTGAGGGCCTTCAAAATTCTTGGTTATCCCGAGTTCTGCTGAAGTAATCGAAATCCCTCCTGCGTCACATCTCGTCATATTGATGAGCCATTATCCGCTCGGCGGTGCTGTTGCTTCCGCTTCGCTGCGCTATGGTACAGACACCCCATATATAAGACTAAAGTCGCAGGAGGGCGGCATGCGGATTCGCGGTGACATTTTCTGGAAATGGGCAGATCCAACGCTTCATCATCGCACTCATGATGAGACGCTGGATGATGGCACGACGATGGATATCCAAGTGCGCCTGTCGCGCACAGGCAACACCCAGATGTTCATAGGCGTGTATGCCGGCACCGGCATGGCACTTCATGAGGAAGCCTTTGATACGCGCCCTGGAGAGTCCATGACGCGTGCCTTAGCGTGGGGTGTAGGACGCGCCAGGTGTCTTGCCACCGAGCGTCATCAGCCTAATCAGCGGTTTGCTTGACCAGACTGCTGGAAGCATTGGGTAGCATTAACTGTCAGCAATCCAAGGCTTGATGAGTCCAGGCGGCGTAAGCCGCTGTGAGAGACTGAGGAAGGTGAGGTAAATCGGGTTTCAATCCGCCCGACTGCTTCACCCAATCAGTCAGACAGGCGATGACCAGAGTGCTAATGACAGGGCAGGGCCCAACCTGGCGCTCCAGTTCGGCTAACTGATCAGCCATTGTCCTAACTGGTCTGGCACCTCAATCGATGGCTCGAATCAGCATTCCGCTGGGCCGTTATTACATAGGCTTCCCACGCTAGCCACCCCTGGCAGTCCATAGATCGCTATGAACAATTGCATGCCCCAGTACAGGGATGCCGAATCTGCATATCGAGCCTGGCCCCATCATGTAGCTCCTCTAGGTGGGAATGGTGTAGGCAGGGCGGCTCTAGATGCACTGGGATTGAGGTAAAGCTGATACAACGGAGCTGGCTCTTTCCTCAACGTTGAGAGCTCAGGGCATACTCGGCATTGGTGCGTTTGATCTTTCCGCACCCAGGCGTAATTCTGCGATATCGCGTTTTGGCGGCGTACCGAACTGGCGCCCGTATTCGCGGCTGAACTGCGAGGGGCTTTCATAGCCGACCTTGAAGGCAGCGGTGGCAGCATCCAGATGCTCGTTGAGCATCAACCGTTTCGCCTCGTTCAACCTTAGCCATTTCTGGTACTGCAGCGGACTCATGGCGGTGAGCTGACGGAAATGCTGATGAAAGGTCGAGAGCCCCATCTGTACCCGAGAGGCCAGCTCGTCCACGCGCAGAGGTGCGGCGTAGTTCAGCTTCATCCAGTCGATAGCCTTGGCAATTCGATGACCTTTGCTGCCCACCGAGGCGATATGGCGCAGCAAGGGAGCCTGGTCACTCAACAGCAACCGATAATGGATCTCTCGCTGAATCAGCGGCCAGAGCACGGGTATCGCATCCGGCTCCTCAAGCAGATGGATGAGACGGGCGAAGCTCTCGAACAATTTCGGGCTCAGCTTGCCCACGCCGGCGCTGGTGTGGAAGGCCTGGCCATTCAGGGGAAGGCGGCCATCCTGGGCGATCAGCTCCGCCAGTGTGCGCAGGTCTAGCTTGAACACCAAGCCGAGACAGGGCGCTGCATCGCTGGCCATGGTCACCGCTGAGTGGGCAGGGATGTTCAGCGAAGTGACCAGGAAGCGAGTCGTATCGTAGGGGAAAACGTCGCTGCCGATGACCATTTCCTTAGCGCCCTGTACGACCAGCACGATGCTCGGCTCGATAATGCAGGTGATCGGTGGGGCTGGGGCGTTACGCCGGTAGACGCTCAGGTCTGCAACGCTCGTCGCGAAGTCGCCAGCAGTTGGCGCGAGGGCGCCGATGACCCTGCATAGGTTGGCCAGTGGGTTCGTGCTTGAAGGGGGGGGGTGCGCTAATGGCCATCGCGAGGGTTCCGATCACGTATGGCAAAACACTACTTCCAGGTCAGTTCAGTTGTCCATGCCCAGTGAGCAGGGGCTGGACAATCAGGCAAGAAAAATACCCGTTTGCTCTACTGATTGATCGGTTTACGCGAGGAAGATGGGTGGCAGACGAGGGGGCGGGACTGTTCAGCAGCGACGGCCTCTCGTGCCACTTCCATTTCGAGCAGACAGGAAGCCATGCATGAAGTCCTTGTTCGTTGCGTTTGCCTTGATGGCCAGTTCACTTACTGCGGGAGCCGCCGACATGTCCCATGGGGCCAACAATTTCTACAAGAGTGAACAGGTTTCACTCGAACGGGTTTCCTTCAAGAACCAGTTTCAGATGAATACGGTGGGTAACCTGTTTACCCCCAAGAACCTGAGCCGCGATACCCGTTACCCCGCCATCATCATCGGTCACCCGATGGGGGCCGTGAAGGAACAGAGCGCGAATCTTTACGCCCAGAAGCTGGCAGAGCAGGGCTTCGTCACCTTGGCCATTGATCTGTCGTTCTGGGGCGAGAGCGATGGGCGTCCGCGTAACCTGGTATCGCCGGACATTTATGCCGAAGATTTCAGTGCGGCGGTCGACTATCTTAGCGCCCAGGGTTTCGTTGATCGCAACCGTATTGGCGTGCTGGGTATCTGCGGCAGCGGCAGTTTTGCCATCAGTGCGGCGAAGATCGACCCACGCATGAAAGCGATTGCCACGGTCAGCATGTACGACATGGGCGCGGCCAATCGCAACGGCCTCAAACATAGCGTCTCTGTCGAGCAGCGCAAGAAGCTTATCGCCGAAGCAACAGCCCGGCGTGATGTCGAATTTGCGGGTGGGGATATCAAGTACACCAGTGGGACGGTCGACCAACTGACCGAGAACTCCAACGCTATCGAACGGGAATTCTACGACTTCTACCGCACACCACGGGGTGAGTTCACCCCCGAAGGGCTATCGCCACTTCTGACGACGCATCCTACTCTGACCAGCAATGTCAGGTTCATGAACTTCTATCCGTTCAATGACATCGAGACGATCTCGCCACGCCCTATGCTGTTCATTGCGGGGGAAAACGCTCATTCCCGTGAATTCAGCGAAGAGGCCTATCGCCTTGCCGGTGAACCCAAGGAGCTTGTGATCGTACCGGGTGCTGGCCATGTCGATCTCTACGACCGTGTTGGCTTGATCCCTTTCAGCAAGCTGGCCTCGTTCTTCCACGAAAACCTCAAGTAACTACTGCAGTCACCAGGCCCAGCTCTTCTCGCTGGGCCTCGGCAGCCGTGTCTTTTGAAATTGGTACATCGAGAACCGCCATGAGCAGCCCAGCAATACCCCTTCAACACTCACACCGTCAGGTCTGGAGCGCTGTCCTGGCGATGGCGCTCTGCGCCTTCGCTTTAGTGGCCTCAGAGTTTCTGCCGGTGAGTTTGCTCACGCCGATTGCATCGGACTTGTCATTGACGGAAGGCCAAGCCGGGCAGGCCATTTCCATCTCGGGTTTCTTTGCTGTCATTACCAGCCTGTGGCTGGCCAGCGTGACCCAGGGGATCGACCGCAAGCCTGTGCTGCTGGCCACAACGGCGCTCATGCTGGTATCCGGTGGGATGGTGGCGTTTGCTCCGAACTACCTGACGTTGATGGTAGGGCGAGCCATACTTGGAATCGCCATTGGCGGATACTGGTCGATGTCCACCGCAGTGGTGATGCGCATTGCGCCCGAGGCGCTCGTTCCGAAGGCGATTGCTGTGATGCAGGGCGGTACCGCGTTAGCTACGGCAATCGCAGCGCCGGTTGGAAGCTACCTAGGCGGCACCATTGGCTGGAGAGGGGCATTCTTTTGCGTGGTGCCTTTGGCTGCACTAGCGTTGATCTGGCAAACTTTTACTCTGCCGGCAATGCCGAATGAGCGGACTCAAGTATCGGCCACCGGCTCATTACGCTTGCTTGGGGACAGCAAGGTCGCCCTCGGCATGGCCGCAGTTGCGTTTCTCTTCATGGGGCAGTTCACACTCTTCACGTATCTGCGGCCTTTCCTGGAGACGGTCACGCATGTCGATGTGCCTACGCTTTCGCTCTTGCTCTTGATCATCGGTGCCGCAGGATTGGTAGGCACCATGTTAGCCGGCTCTCTCGTTAGTCATAGTCTGAACAAGGTTTTGGTGGGAATACCTTTGAGCATGACCGCCATCGCGTTCGCCGTTATCGCGATTGGTAGCTGGGTCGTTCCAGTCGCCGCAGTGCTGGGCCTATGGGGTCTGGTCGCGACTTGTGCGCCTGTGGGCTGGTTCACTTGGTTGGCCAGAGCACTGCCGCACAATGCCGAAGCCGGAGGTGGATTGATGGTCGCGGTGATTCAATTGGCAATCACTGTTGGTGCGACGGTAGGCGGGGTGCTTTACGACAGGATGGGGTATCAGGCTACCTTCATTGCCAGTGGCGTGTTCTTGCTCATCGCAACCGCTCTGAGTGTGATGACAAGTCGAAGATAGCCTGTAGTTGCCAGCGGCAGTCGGTTTAATCTATCCGTCGCAACCAGCATTGATTTCCTAAACTTTTGAAGCCGCTGCTGTGCTTTTTGCCCCAGTGGCTGGCACAGTCTTCATGCTGTCATCAGCTCATTTTGATGACCCGTGCCTTGGCCTGGACGGGAGGCCGTGTAAGATGCCGCTCAACCGAGCGTGGGCAGCCAAGGCAGCGGCTTGCTGCAGTGTTTTGCAGGACGCCGTGGGTAGCAATTAACTTTCAGCGATCCACGGCTTGATGAGCCCAGGCGGCGTAAGCCGCTTTGAGAGACTGAGGCAGGTGTCGTAAATCGGGTTTCAATCCGCCCGACTGCTTCAGCCACTCAGTCAGCCAGGCGATGACCAGAGTGCGAGTGACAGGGCTAGGCCCAACTTGGCGCTCCAGTTCGGCAGCTACATGATCTAGGAACGCGATCTTAGCGTCCAACTGGGCCAGCTGATCAACCATTGTCTTGTCCTCCTACCCCATGTGCTGCTTTGGCTCCAAGGTGTATAGAGCCAGCGCACGACCCCGGCCAGCACCCCACGCCATGGCTCGAATTACCGATTCACCAGGGCGCT
Protein-coding regions in this window:
- a CDS encoding MFS transporter, with translation MSSPAIPLQHSHRQVWSAVLAMALCAFALVASEFLPVSLLTPIASDLSLTEGQAGQAISISGFFAVITSLWLASVTQGIDRKPVLLATTALMLVSGGMVAFAPNYLTLMVGRAILGIAIGGYWSMSTAVVMRIAPEALVPKAIAVMQGGTALATAIAAPVGSYLGGTIGWRGAFFCVVPLAALALIWQTFTLPAMPNERTQVSATGSLRLLGDSKVALGMAAVAFLFMGQFTLFTYLRPFLETVTHVDVPTLSLLLLIIGAAGLVGTMLAGSLVSHSLNKVLVGIPLSMTAIAFAVIAIGSWVVPVAAVLGLWGLVATCAPVGWFTWLARALPHNAEAGGGLMVAVIQLAITVGATVGGVLYDRMGYQATFIASGVFLLIATALSVMTSRR
- a CDS encoding AraC family transcriptional regulator N-terminal domain-containing protein, producing MANLCRVIGALAPTAGDFATSVADLSVYRRNAPAPPITCIIEPSIVLVVQGAKEMVIGSDVFPYDTTRFLVTSLNIPAHSAVTMASDAAPCLGLVFKLDLRTLAELIAQDGRLPLNGQAFHTSAGVGKLSPKLFESFARLIHLLEEPDAIPVLWPLIQREIHYRLLLSDQAPLLRHIASVGSKGHRIAKAIDWMKLNYAAPLRVDELASRVQMGLSTFHQHFRQLTAMSPLQYQKWLRLNEAKRLMLNEHLDAATAAFKVGYESPSQFSREYGRQFGTPPKRDIAELRLGAERSNAPMPSMP
- a CDS encoding alpha/beta hydrolase; this encodes MKSLFVAFALMASSLTAGAADMSHGANNFYKSEQVSLERVSFKNQFQMNTVGNLFTPKNLSRDTRYPAIIIGHPMGAVKEQSANLYAQKLAEQGFVTLAIDLSFWGESDGRPRNLVSPDIYAEDFSAAVDYLSAQGFVDRNRIGVLGICGSGSFAISAAKIDPRMKAIATVSMYDMGAANRNGLKHSVSVEQRKKLIAEATARRDVEFAGGDIKYTSGTVDQLTENSNAIEREFYDFYRTPRGEFTPEGLSPLLTTHPTLTSNVRFMNFYPFNDIETISPRPMLFIAGENAHSREFSEEAYRLAGEPKELVIVPGAGHVDLYDRVGLIPFSKLASFFHENLK